The Thermococcus alcaliphilus sequence TGTCTCCAGTGTTTATGCTTCCTTCAATGCCAATCTCTACGGTTATGTCAGTTTCTCGTGTTTTTCGTTTCATTTTCTTACCTCCATTGATTTCTTGTGCATTTCAAGGCCCTCAATTTCAGCTAGACGAATTCCCAAGTATCTCTCCCTCAAGAACTCCTCTCTGCTGACGTATGCTAAGCTAATCTTTTTCATGAAATCCATCACTGTTAAAACTCCACTAAACCTTGCTGTTCCTCCAGTTGGTAAGACGTGGTTAACTCCAAGGAAATAATCTGCTGCCGGCACGGGGGTGTATTCTCCCAAATATATGGCTCCCGCATTTTCTATCAGCTCTACCAGCTTCATAGGCTCCTTTGTGAGTATCTCTAAGTGCTCTGGAGCTATTTCGTTGGCTTTTTTGGCGCATTCTTCTAGGCTCTCACATAGAACAACTTCAATTCCTTCCACATTACAGTATTCTGCGAGCTCTTTTGAAGTTGTCAAAAGCCAGGCTTTCGAGTCTTTTCCGTGTTCAAGTTGGGAAAGTAGATCATACAACACATACTCTTTCTTTGCGGTTTCGTCTGCTATGACAGCTATTTCCGATGGCCCAGCTAAGCTATCTATCCCTACAATACCAAAAACTTGCCTCTTTGCTTCATTTACGAACTTGTTGCCCGGACCGAAGATTTTATCTACCTTCTTCATGCCGATTCCATAAGCCATTGCCCCAATCGCTTGAATGCCTCCAAGCTTGTAAACCTCTTTAATATCAAGAATCTCTGCGATGTATAGCACATAAGGATCAACTTTGCCATCTTTAGGCGGTGTTGTAACGACTATCTCTTTAACTCCGGCTATCTTTGCCGGCACACCAATCATCATAAGCGTTGAAGGTAATGGCTTTCCTCCTGGAACATAGATTCCTATTCTCCTGATAGGTCTATAAATTATCCCGTAAATTGATGCATTTCTTATGTAAAGCTCGTCCTTTTCTTTTTGTCTTGCGTGATACTCCCAAATTCTTTCTATTATGCGCTTAATGATCTCTTTATCCCTCTCTGGAATTTGCTTTTCTGCCTCGTCAAATTCCTCTTCACTTACACGAAATTCTCCATCGTATCCATCGAACTTTTTTGAATATTCTCTAACAGCTTCAACGCCTCTTTCCCTGATATCTCTTAAGATCTCGGCTACGTAGCTTTCTAATTCAAGATCCATTTTTAATGACCTCCTTAATTTTTAAAACAAGCTTGTTAACCTCCTCAAACTTTGTTTTTTGTGATATTCTGTTAACCAAAAGGAGAGCAGAAACATCCATAATCTTCTCTATCTCGATCAGGTTATTTGCTTTCAATGTATTGCCTGTCTCAACAATATCAACAATAGCATCTGCAATCCCGATTCTTGGGGCGAGCTCAATACTTCCGTGGAGCTTTATCACTTCGACTTCAATTCCTTTTTTCTCGAAGAATCTTTTCGTGAGATTTGGGTATTTGGTGGCGATTCTGAACCCGTCCATTTCCTCAACATCAACTACGTTGTCTTTAGGCATTGCCAAACTTAAGCGACACTTTCCAAAAGGTAGTTCAAGTGGAACGAGCACGTCACTTCCCCTCTCTTCAACCACGTCGCTTCCAGCTATACCTACATCTATCCCATGTTCCACATATACTGGAACATCGAAAGATCTAGCTAAAAGAAGTTCATATCCGCCATTTTTTACTATTAGTTCTCTGTTTTTTGGTGTTTCTAGTCTAATTCCGGCTTTTTTCAAAATTTCAAGTGAACCACTAAGCAATCGGCCTTTAGGAAGAACAAATCTCATTCTTCCACCTCCACTGGGACGCCAAGCTTAACGAGCCTTCTTGCAAGTCTGTACGCTTTCTGGAGATCTCCACCAATCTTTTTTCTGCTCTTCTCGAGTTTCCCTCCGGCAAGTTTTGAAAGCGCGCTCAGGTCAAAAGCAAATCCAAAGGCACTAGTTCCTTTGAAGATGTACTCTCCTCCCCCACCTAGGGGCTTGCCGAGCTTAGATGAATAAACTTCAAAGATTATGTCGCTGTAGTAGGGTAGAGGTCTTATTGTTCCGAAGTCTATGAAGATCCTTTCATCGTCAATTATCTCGATGATTTTGTTGAGCTTCTCATATTCGCAACTTTTTCCTCTGAAATTAAATAAACGCCAGAGTTCTTCTTTTTTCTTCTTGTTTATGGGGAGTTTTTCAATGATTTCAAAATTTCTACTTGTTAGGGCCTTGAATACTTCTGTTTCAAATTCTTCAATCCCTTTAATGGCATTCTTCCACATTCCCAAACTGCCAACATCAATGTAAAAATCTTCAATCCCGAGTGCTTCGAGGGATGTTATAACCGTTAGCAGAACCTCCACCGCCATTTTTGTGATGTCTCCTCCAATGTACTCAACACCGGCCTGCCATTCCCCTTTAACGCCTCCATCTAGAACCTCGCTGATGTAATAAAGCTTAAGCTTTTTGGGAGCTTTCAGATTCACCAGAATCTGCGACGTCAAATCGGGTTTTATAATGTAAAATTCATTGTTGTATGAGAACTTTGTGCCTTTCCTGAGTTCTCTATTGAATTCCTCTATTGTTGGCAGGAATATCTCCTTATACCCCCAAAGCTCAAATGTCCTCCTTAAATACTTGGCAATATTCGCTAGTCTCTCTGATTCGGAAAATATATCCTTCCTCACAATAGCCCCTCCAAAAGCTTTTGGTTTAAAATCTCTTCAGCTAATTGATATTGGAGTACACACTTTCCAGAATAGTCAATGATGATGGTAGTAAGTCACCAGAACAGCAATAGAAGATACACTCTCCCAGGGTTGTATCATTTTTTCACTTTTGGTTCTTAATATCTCTAAGCTCTTCATTTTTTACCACCTTGATTGCTGATATTTTCATGCTTTATAAATCTTATGGCGAAAAACTTTCGGTGCTATCAAGAGAAAGATTAAATCCTCGGAAACACAATTGAACTATGGTGGTGAAGATGTTTGCTGAGATAATCACCATAGGAGATGAACTGCTGACCGGCAACACCGTTGACAGCAACTCCGCGTTTATAGCTCAAAAGCTCACGGAAAGGGGATATTGGGTAAAGAGAATAACAACCGTTGGGGATGATGTTGAGGACATAAAAAGCGTGATCAGAGAGGCTCTCTCCCGAAAGCCAGAAGTCTTGATAATAGCTGGGGGGTTAGGTCCAACACACGACGATGTTACGATGATTGCAGTTGCCAAAGCTCTTGGCGTTGAATTGGAATTAAGGGAAGATGCCCTCAGGAGAATTGAGGAATTTTACTTGGATCTCTATAAGAAGGGCTTTATAGATGATCCGGAAATTAATGAGGCACGTAAAAAGATGGCGTACCTACCAAAGGGAGCCGAGATGCTCAACAACCCCGTTGGGGCTGCTCCAGGCGCTTTTTTGAGTTATGAAAACACAAAAATATTTGTCCTCCCCGGAATGCCAAGAGAAATGAAGGCAATGCTTGAAAACGAAGTGCTTCCCAGACTTGGAAGGAGAGTGTTCATTCAAAAAAAGCTTCTAGCAGAGATAACAGACGAATCGAAGCTTGCTCCAATATTAAATGAAACGTTGAGCAAGTTCAGGATAAAGATACACTCATCTCCAAAGGGCTTTGGGAAATACATTGGAATAATTCTCTTTGGAGAATCAGAGGAGGAAATTGAAAGAGCAAAGAAATTCATGGAGGAAAAGGGAATAAGGTTTGAAGAGGTTTAAGGGATTTGGAAGATACGCATTGTATTTGTCCCCACGGTCTTTCCTATTGGTCTTCCCTCTGTTAAAAGCACTGTATCATCTTCTTTGACTATTCCCAATCCCTTTACCAGCATTATTATGTCCTTTTCGTTAAAGTTCTCCTCCATGCAGAATGAATAAACGCCATAGGAAAAGGCTAAGTTGTTGCAGACCCTCTCACTGCTTGAAAAAGCTAAAATCCACTGTTTCGGTTTGAAGCGGGATATTAGCCTTGGAGTTAGCCCGGTCCTTGTGGGGGTTAGGATGTATTTTATGTCTATGGCACAAAGAGCATCTATAACACTACGTGTTATCGCTTCTTTTATAGTGCTTCTTTTTGGTAACGAGTCAATCCAAGCGCGCAATCTGGAATAACCTAGGGATTCCCTATACTCCTCCGTTGTCTTAGCTATCTTTGCCATCATTTCCACCGCTTCAACGGGATACTTTCCTATGGCAGTCTCTTCAGAGAGCATCACCGCATCAGTTCCGTCGAGTATCGCATTCGCGACATCTGTTACCTCTGCCCTTTTGGGTATCCGTTCGGTGGTCATTGAGACGAGCATTTGGGTGGCAGTTATTACCGGCTTTGCTGCTAAATTGGTCTTTTTTATAAGCTGTTTCTGCATTATAGGGAGCTTTTCAATCGGCATTTCAACGCCAAGATCGCCCCTCGCTATCATTATTCCATCAGCAGCGTTTAGAATTTCATCGAAGTTCCTCACAGCGTCAGGTCTCTCTATTTTCGCAATCACGAAGAGATCTGCATTTTTCTTTTCAAGAAAGCTCTTTACTTTGAGCACATCATAAACCGAACCTACAAAAGATAGACCTATAGCATCTACCCCATGTTCAATTGCGAACTCTATTATCTCAAAGTCCCTTGGAGTTATTGCCTCTATCGGGAGATTCGCTTTTGGAATGTTTATCCCCTTATGGGAGAACAGTATCCCCCCGTTCACTACAACACATTCGACCTCATTTTCTCTGACTTCCTCAACCCTCAGCATTATGTAGCCGTCGCTCAGGTATATGGTATCACCTTTTGAAACCAGCTTTGGTAAGTCTTTAAACTCAACTGGAATAGTTGTTTCGTCACCTTCGACGTCTCTCGTCGTAAGCACAACTTTATCTCCCTTTCTTAGGGTTACGGAGTCCCCTTTTATCTTTCCCACTCGCATTTTTAATCCTGGCAAATCCCCTAAAATTGCAACTCTCCTTTCCAATTTCTCGGCGACATCTCTCACTGTCTCAATGGTCTTTGCGTGCTCTTCAAGGGTTCCATGGGAGAAGTTTATCCTCGCAACACTCATTCCAGCTTTTATCATCTTTTTTATGGTCTCTTTTTGCTTAGAAGCCGGCCCTATCGTGGCAATTATCTTTGTCTTATGAGAGGGAAGCTCCATTTCTCTCACCATTTTCTTTTTCCATCTGGGATTAATTAAGTTTTCTGGAATTCGAAAGATATTTTAAAGCCATCCTCTTAACTTTCTTCATGAGAAGAAAACTGATAACCGTAATTCCTCCCGAGGAGATACTTAAAATCAAGGAGAGCTCCAAGGCAAGGGTTGATATAAAAATCCGAGAAGCTGAGGCCTATTTTGGAATGCCCAGATGGGAGATAATCATTGATGGAAGCAACGAGGAAATCGAGAAGTTCATGAACGTCTTGATGAAGTCTAGGGCGGGAGGTTAGTAAAGCTCTCCAATTTTTCGTTTTCCTCAAGTTCTTTCTCCTTTTTCTTTAGGTATTGGGAGTACCAGCGGGTATAGATGCGAAAGATTAGATAAATCACTATCACGCTTAGTATTGCTCCTATAAGCTGTTTATCTGTAACTTCTCTCAGCGGAATGGGCATTTATTTCCCCCTTTTCGTTCCAAATATTCTTCTAAGAGTGTTTTCAAGCCGAAGAGAATGAAAAACAGCAGAAAAAGAATCAAAACCCATTTTGTGGAAACTCCAGATGTAACCTGCATTTATCCCACCAGTGCGTTCTTTAATCCGAATTCTTTCACCAGTTCAGCCGCTTTAAGCATCTCATCGTTTGTGAGCCTTCTATCAATTTCGGGATATTCATGAGCCCTGTACTCTGGACGGTATTGGAACATTACATTGACCCTAACATTCCTGCCGAGATTTTCGCTTATCCACTCTAAAATTGGCCTTGTGCAGCACTCTAAATGACCCGGCATTACAAGATGCCTTATCAAAAACTCGGCTTTGTAGTGTTTTTTAGCTAGTAAAAAGTTCCTTGTAACTGTTTCCCAGTATCTGGGAGCTTTTGAGTATTTAAGTGCATCTTCATCGTTGCCCCATTTGAAGTCCCCAAGATAAACATCGACAATCCCATCCAAAAGTTTCATGCTTTTTTCGCTCATGTACATGTTGGAATTCCACACTACCGGAATCGGAACTTTGACATACTTTAGAGTCTCAAGGATAAAAGGAAGGTTTGGAGTTGGCTCGCCACCAACGAAGTTAACGTTCTTCGCCCCCTCAGCATAGGCTACCGCTATCT is a genomic window containing:
- a CDS encoding radical SAM protein; protein product: MVMWFRRVELDEVKRAKDALPHYFSILSGEEKPNFFYSKQVEVNFGEDEDLESLWETHEEGMGKLRENDLKENPKKSLLDLKALIAYKMLESCELCEFKCHANRFEEIGYCRVKESLVASDFLHIGEEPELVPSYTVFFSGCNFRCVFCQNWDISQYRVGLRYSPKEMAVKIAVAYAEGAKNVNFVGGEPTPNLPFILETLKYVKVPIPVVWNSNMYMSEKSMKLLDGIVDVYLGDFKWGNDEDALKYSKAPRYWETVTRNFLLAKKHYKAEFLIRHLVMPGHLECCTRPILEWISENLGRNVRVNVMFQYRPEYRAHEYPEIDRRLTNDEMLKAAELVKEFGLKNALVG
- a CDS encoding TIGR04140 family protein; its protein translation is MRRKLITVIPPEEILKIKESSKARVDIKIREAEAYFGMPRWEIIIDGSNEEIEKFMNVLMKSRAGG
- a CDS encoding ATP phosphoribosyltransferase regulatory subunit, with amino-acid sequence MRKDIFSESERLANIAKYLRRTFELWGYKEIFLPTIEEFNRELRKGTKFSYNNEFYIIKPDLTSQILVNLKAPKKLKLYYISEVLDGGVKGEWQAGVEYIGGDITKMAVEVLLTVITSLEALGIEDFYIDVGSLGMWKNAIKGIEEFETEVFKALTSRNFEIIEKLPINKKKKEELWRLFNFRGKSCEYEKLNKIIEIIDDERIFIDFGTIRPLPYYSDIIFEVYSSKLGKPLGGGGEYIFKGTSAFGFAFDLSALSKLAGGKLEKSRKKIGGDLQKAYRLARRLVKLGVPVEVEE
- a CDS encoding molybdopterin-binding protein, whose protein sequence is MFAEIITIGDELLTGNTVDSNSAFIAQKLTERGYWVKRITTVGDDVEDIKSVIREALSRKPEVLIIAGGLGPTHDDVTMIAVAKALGVELELREDALRRIEEFYLDLYKKGFIDDPEINEARKKMAYLPKGAEMLNNPVGAAPGAFLSYENTKIFVLPGMPREMKAMLENEVLPRLGRRVFIQKKLLAEITDESKLAPILNETLSKFRIKIHSSPKGFGKYIGIILFGESEEEIERAKKFMEEKGIRFEEV
- the hisG gene encoding ATP phosphoribosyltransferase is translated as MRFVLPKGRLLSGSLEILKKAGIRLETPKNRELIVKNGGYELLLARSFDVPVYVEHGIDVGIAGSDVVEERGSDVLVPLELPFGKCRLSLAMPKDNVVDVEEMDGFRIATKYPNLTKRFFEKKGIEVEVIKLHGSIELAPRIGIADAIVDIVETGNTLKANNLIEIEKIMDVSALLLVNRISQKTKFEEVNKLVLKIKEVIKNGS
- the hisD gene encoding histidinol dehydrogenase, translating into MDLELESYVAEILRDIRERGVEAVREYSKKFDGYDGEFRVSEEEFDEAEKQIPERDKEIIKRIIERIWEYHARQKEKDELYIRNASIYGIIYRPIRRIGIYVPGGKPLPSTLMMIGVPAKIAGVKEIVVTTPPKDGKVDPYVLYIAEILDIKEVYKLGGIQAIGAMAYGIGMKKVDKIFGPGNKFVNEAKRQVFGIVGIDSLAGPSEIAVIADETAKKEYVLYDLLSQLEHGKDSKAWLLTTSKELAEYCNVEGIEVVLCESLEECAKKANEIAPEHLEILTKEPMKLVELIENAGAIYLGEYTPVPAADYFLGVNHVLPTGGTARFSGVLTVMDFMKKISLAYVSREEFLRERYLGIRLAEIEGLEMHKKSMEVRK
- the pyk gene encoding pyruvate kinase, which produces MELPSHKTKIIATIGPASKQKETIKKMIKAGMSVARINFSHGTLEEHAKTIETVRDVAEKLERRVAILGDLPGLKMRVGKIKGDSVTLRKGDKVVLTTRDVEGDETTIPVEFKDLPKLVSKGDTIYLSDGYIMLRVEEVRENEVECVVVNGGILFSHKGINIPKANLPIEAITPRDFEIIEFAIEHGVDAIGLSFVGSVYDVLKVKSFLEKKNADLFVIAKIERPDAVRNFDEILNAADGIMIARGDLGVEMPIEKLPIMQKQLIKKTNLAAKPVITATQMLVSMTTERIPKRAEVTDVANAILDGTDAVMLSEETAIGKYPVEAVEMMAKIAKTTEEYRESLGYSRLRAWIDSLPKRSTIKEAITRSVIDALCAIDIKYILTPTRTGLTPRLISRFKPKQWILAFSSSERVCNNLAFSYGVYSFCMEENFNEKDIIMLVKGLGIVKEDDTVLLTEGRPIGKTVGTNTMRIFQIP